A region from the Fusarium musae strain F31 chromosome 1, whole genome shotgun sequence genome encodes:
- a CDS encoding hypothetical protein (BUSCO:EOG09260KNI): MASSDKIFSLEGKGLKLDTAEDLEPHIAPLRSADVEEVRILGNTLGVGACKLLGEVLATKKNLRVANFADIFTGRLLSEIPDAISSLLTSVLNLPKLNTINLNDNAFGLNVQAPLVAFLAAHVPLQHLYLNNNGMGPHAGILIADALSELHAKKEAARKEGKEVPDLETVICGRNRLENGSMTAWAKAYKLHNKIKVIKMVQNGIRQEGISHLLAEGLSHASELEVLDLQDNTFTVTGARALSKVVANWTSLQELGVGDSLLGAKGGVLVADALAKGKNAKLETLRLQYNEITSKGIKAFATAAKDGLPALKRIEINGNILTEDDESIPILQELLEERKEKFGGDVVNEDEWGVDELEDLEEPDSDAEEEEEEEEEIEPEDRAEKLIKEAEEAQEEPVIPVKDKEVDELAKKLEKTGI, encoded by the exons ATGGCTTCTTCCGATAAGATCTTTTCCCTCGAGGGAAAGGGCCTCAAGCTCGACACTGCTGAGGATCTCGAGCCTCATATTGCCCCTCTTCGATCCGCAGACGTCGAAGAAGTTCGTATTTTGGGCAACACTCTGGGTGTTGGCGCCTGtaagcttcttggtgaggTTCTTGCGACCAAGAAGAACCTGAGA GTCGCAAACTTCGCCGATATCTTCACCGGCCGACTCCTGAGCGAGATCCCTGACGCCATCTCTTCGCTGCTTACCTCCGTCCTCAACCTtcccaagctcaacactATCAACTTGAACGACAATGCCTTTGGGTTGAACGTCCAAGCGCCTCTCGTGGCCTTCCTAGCCGCCCACGTGCCGCTGCAGCACCTTTACCTGAACAACAACGGCATGGGCCCTCACGCTGGTATCCTCATCGCCGATGCGCTCTCCGAGCTTcacgccaagaaggaggctgccCGAAAGGAAGGGAAGGAAGTTCCCGATCTCGAGACTGTTATTTGCGGCCGAAACCGATTGGAGAATGGAAGTATGACGGCGTGGGCAAAGGCCTACAAGCTGCACAACAAGATCAAAGTGATCAAGATGGTTCAAAACGGTATTCGACAAGAAGGTATCTCTCACCTTCTCGCCGAAGGTCTCAGTCACGCCTCCGAACTCGAGGTGCTCGACCTGCAAGACAACACTTTCACCGTCACTGGGGCCCGAGCTCTGTCAAAGGTTGTTGCCAACTGGACCTCACTCCAGGAGCTCGGAGTTGGTGACTCCCTACTTGGTGCCAAGGGTGGTGTCCTCGTGGCAGATGCTCTGGCTAAGGGAAAGAATGCTAAACTTGAGACCCTGCGTCTACAATACAACGAAATCACCTCCAAGGGTATCAAGGCCTTCGCCACTGCCGCCAAGGACGGTCTTCCTGCTTTGAAGCGAATTGAGATCAACGGCAACATTCTCACGGAGGATGACGAGTCAATCCCCATCCTTcaggagcttctcgaggagcGCAAGGAGAAGTtcggtggtgatgttgtcaaCGAGGATGAATGGGGTGTTGACGAGCTGGAGGACCTTGAGGAGCCAGACAGTGacgcagaggaagaggaagaggaggaagaggagattgAGCCTGAGGACCGAGCCGAGAAACTGATCAAGGAGGCCGAGGAAGCTCAAGAGGAACCTGTTATTCctgtcaaggacaaggaggtgGATGAGTTGGCaaagaagctcgagaagaCTGGAATTTAA
- a CDS encoding hypothetical protein (EggNog:ENOG41): MATTNDQTPSFRCDSPPPDALPTPAIGACPELSRCLSTTSSWSHGSNDANPRDALGIEKFNRHSTGSLDTSTLKKRHSDISAMSRHSSYNFDGRSRRRGYMRPQGTDFAASARSRESVMSLGSIAHLQYYFARTGLLDGKGGQLARKKQQRATLDLSSLDTNAEALPKIVGSDFDSSYASTDSSPDFSSQGFGTDLVESPIEELDDYYEDNFSDLGGDMLPPTVSTYHHREKVVPKPPTILELKSELEQTLGDAKKALDEVEARRTGTYEAPSSAPDYPNMPPENTQGWFELQGMHILDVVTLAIRAAKFYYTAHELPDRLDSIKPEKQVRADLLAVMETLRQMATRNFKEGMRQEEIKTMNDWVESVFDILKKEQEIEDAERAERVGWTWLKGDWTGRELERERAFLMSMDTVSEPLPEWKSMSPEDSKPTPFLEAMQNGVRLVKLHNAVVHKSRRRFGAIGSFHTDTQKPYRCADNLRYWVKAAELRFEVMLKVDVLGVQYNTSPQVWIDFETAILKWARHVREEITRELEL, translated from the coding sequence ATGGCTACCACCAACGATCAGACACCCTCATTTCGCTGCGACTCCCCGCCTCCAGACGCTCTTCCAACACCAGCTATCGGTGCATGCCCAGAGCTCTCGCGCTGCTTGTCGACGACATCCTCTTGGTCGCATGGCAGTAACGATGCCAACCCTCGGGATGCTCTAGGCATAGAGAAGTTCAACCGTCATTCCACCGGAAGCCTCGACACTAGCACGCTGAAGAAGCGTCATTCAGATATCTCGGCCATGTCTCGTCACTCCAGTTATAACTTTGACGGCAGGAGTCGCCGACGGGGATATATGCGGCCACAAGGAACTGATTTTGCCGCCAGCGCCCGATCCCGCGAGAGTGTGATGAGCCTGGGCAGCATCGCGCATCTGCAGTACTATTTTGCTCGAACAGGCTTACTTGACGGCAAGGGTGGTCAACTGGCCAGGAAGAAACAGCAGCGCGCCACCCTGGATCTCTCTTCCTTGGACACGAATGCCGAAGCTTTGCCCAAGATCGTTGGCTCGGATTTTGACTCGTCATACGCCTCTACCGACAGCAGCCCAGATTTCAGCTCCCAGGGCTTCGGCACCGACCTTGTTGAGTCTCCTATCGAGGAGCTGGATGATTATTATGAGGACAACTTCAGTGACCTTGGCGGTGATATGCTCCCACCGACTGTGAGTACGTATCACCACCGTGAAAAGGTGGTCCCCAAGCCACCTACCATCCTGGAACTCAAGTCAGAACTCGAGCAAACGCTTGGCGACGCCAAGAAGGCACTGGATGAAGTCGAGGCGCGAAGAACCGGCACTTACGAGGCACCATCCAGTGCCCCCGATTACCCCAACATGCCACCGGAAAACACACAAGGTTGGTTTGAGCTGCAAGGAATGCATATTCTCGACGTTGTTACGCTGGCAATCCGCGCGGCAAAATTTTACTACACAGCGCACGAACTACCTGACCGTCTTGACTCTATTAAACCCGAGAAGCAAGTCAGGGCAGACCTGTTAGCTGTCATGGAAACATTAAGGCAGATGGCCACCCGAAATTTCAAAGAAGGCATGAGGCAAGAGGAGATCAAAACCATGAATGACTGGGTAGAGAGTGTCTTCgatatcttaaaaaaggaaCAGGAGATTGAAGACGCGGAGAGGGCTGAACGGGTCGGCTGGACATGGCTCAAGGGTGACTGGACTGGTCGCGAACTGGAGCGGGAACGAGCGTTTCTCATGTCTATGGATACGGTTTCTGAACCTTTACCAGAATGGAAGTCAATGTCGCCTGAAGATTCGAAGCCTACCCCTTTCCTCGAAGCCATGCAGAATGGTGTGCGACTGGTCAAACTTCACAATGCCGTTGTGCACAAATCACGAAGACGATTTGGTGCCATTGGAAGCTTTCATACCGATACCCAGAAGCCATATCGTTGCGCTGACAACTTACGATACTGGGTCAAAGCTGCCGAACTGCGCTTCGAGGTCATGTTGAAAGTCGATGTGCTCGGAGTCCAGTACAACACATCTCCACAGGTCTGGATTGATTTTGAGACTGCCATTCTCAAGTGGGCTCGCCATGTACGCGAGGAGATCACTCGCGAGCTTGAGTTATAG
- a CDS encoding hypothetical protein (EggNog:ENOG41) — translation MAASDESNYSSNEDNNANFAAKTQGRLLQLKKGRDERMNAIVQDSATETDKLRTSIARFQQDRRTKEVHSVAISVSRIIEAVERRKGIEQQMDTLVSRLINKTREVESMMKIGLRGREDDMKKIK, via the exons ATGGCTGCGAGTGATGAGTCAAATTATTCTAGTAATGAGGACAACAATGCCAATTTTGCTGCAAAGACCCAGGGGCGCCTTCTGCAG TTGAAGAAGGGGCGAGATGAGCGCATGAATGCTATTGTCCAGGATTCCGCTACAGAGACGGACAAGTTACGCACCAGCATCGCCAGGTTTCAACAAGATCGACGAACAAAAGA AGTCCACTCCGTTGCCATTTCTGTGAGCAGGATTATTGAAGCAGTAGAGCGTAGGAAAGGCATTGAGCAGCAGATGGACACACTCGTTTCTCGTCTGATCAACAAAACCCGGGAGGTTGAGAGCATGATGAAAATAGGCCTTCGAGGCAGGGAAGACGatatgaagaagatcaaatGA
- the CCT4 gene encoding T-complex protein 1 subunit delta (EggNog:ENOG41~BUSCO:EOG09261XNJ): MSAPAAAPAPTAGGSSNATFRDKEKPMAVRSSNIVAARAVADAIRTSLGPRGMDKMIRGGKGETIITNDGNTMLKSMSVMHPTAKMLVNLSGAQDVEAGDGTTSVVVICGSLLGAADRLLSKGIHPSVISESFQRAAAAAVEVLHDMSLPITLSDTSSLLQAANTSLSSKIVSQYSNLLGPMAVNSVTKTIDLKTADNVDLKNIRIVKRVGGTIEDSELVDGLVLTQPVLKNAGGPARMEKARIGLIQFQLSPPKPDMENTIQVNDYRQMDKIVKEERLYLLNMAKKIKKAKCNVLFIQKSILRDAVNDLSLHFLAKLGILAVKDIERDEVEFICKSTGCKPIADIDSFTEDKLGYADLVEEVQSSGSRMVKVTGTKSVGKTVSVVVRGANSLILEEAERSLHDALCVVRCLVKKKALIAGGGAPEIEIAAQLSKQARSLTGTEAICWKAFADALEVIPTTLAENAGLNSIKVVTELRHRHEMGEKNAGVSIKSGGVNTNISKENVLQPLLVSTSAIELAAETVKMILRIDDIALTR; encoded by the exons ATGTCTGCCCCTGCCGCAGCTCCAGCCCCTACAGCGGGAGGCTCTAGCAATGCTACTTTCCGA GATAAGGAGAAGCCCATGGCGGTGCGCTCCTCGAACATTGTCGCCGCTAGAG CTGTCGCGGACGCCATCAGAACCTCTCTCGGTCCCCGAGGAATGGACAAGATGATTCGAGGTGGAAAGGGCGAGACCATTATCACAAACGATGGAAACACCATGCTCAAGAGCATGTCTGTCATGCATCCCACAGCAAAGATGCTTGTCAACCTTTCTGGTGCCCAGgatgttgaggctggtgacgGTACAACATCTGTTGTCGTTATCTGCGGAAGTCTTCTTGGTGCTGCCGACCGACTTCTCTCCAAGGGCATCCACCCTTCCGTCATCTCCGAGTCCTTCCAACGAGCTGCCGCTGCTGCCGTCGAGGTCCTACACGATATGTCCCTCCCAATCACTCTGAGCGATACTTCCTCGTTACTGCAAGCTGCCAACACCTCCCTGTCGTCCAAGATTGTCTCCCAATACTCGAATTTGCTTGGACCCATGGCGGTGAACTCAGTCACTAAGACTATCGACCTGAAGACCGCCGATAACGTCGATCTTAAGAACATTCGAATTGTCAAGCGAGTTGGTGGAACAATTGAAGATAGTGAACTTGTTGATGGTCTCGTTCTCACCCAGCCTGTGCTCAAGAACGCTGGTGGTCCTGCCCGTATGGAGAAGGCTCGAATTGGTCTCATCCAATTCCAGCTGAGCCCCCCCAAGCCAGAC ATGGAGAATACTATTCAGGTCAACGACTACCGACAGATGGACAAGATTGTTAAGGAGGAACGATTATACCTCCTGAACATGGCCAAGAAGATTAAGAAGGCGAAGTGCAACGTTCTGTTCATCCAAAAATCCATCTTGCGAGATGCTGTCAACGATCTATCACTACACTTCCTGGCTAAGCTTGGTATCCTTGCTGTCAAGGACATCGAGCGCGACGAGGTCGAATTCATCTGCAAGTCAACTGGCTGCAAACCCATCGCTGATATTGATTCTTTCACCGAGGATAAGCTGGGCTATGCTGACCTGGTTGAGGAGGTTCAGTCGTCTGGATCTCGCATGGTCAAGGTAACAGGCACCAAGTCTGTCGGCAAGACCGTTTCCGTGGTTGTCCGAGGCGCCAACTCTCTGATCCTTGAGGAGGCCGAGCGAAGTCTGCACGATGCTCTTTGTGTGGTACGATGcctggtgaagaagaaagctcTCATCGCCGGTGGTGGTGCCCCTGAGATTGAAATTGCTGCACAGCTGTCCAAGCAAGCGCGTAGCTTGACAGGCACCGAGGCAATCTGCTGGAAGGCTTTTGCGGATGCCCTCGAGGTGATTCCCACCACACTGGCCGAGAACGCCGGTCTCAACAGTATCAAGGTGGTGACGGAGCTACGACACCGACACGAGATGGGCGAGAAGAATGCAGGAGTCAGTATCAAGTCCGGAGGAGTCAACACCAATATTTCCAAGGAGAATGTGTTGCAGCCTCTCCTTGTTAGCACAAGCGCGATCGAGCTGGCGGCTGAGACAGTCAAGATGATTCTGAGGATAGACGACATTGCTTTGACCCGTTAG
- a CDS encoding hypothetical protein (EggNog:ENOG41), whose product MDAAQTTISSPVSAAANVASPSTTAASKPKPCCVCKDEKAKRDECMLFSNANDPAADCKSLIDQYRSCMSGFGYQV is encoded by the exons ATGGACGCAGCTCAAACAACAATCT CTTCGCCCGTGAGCGCCGCCGCAAATGTTGCGTCCCCTTCCACCACAGCTGCTAGCAAGCCCAAG CCCTGCTGTGTGTGCAAGGACGAGAAGGCCAAGCGTGATGAGTGTATGCTCTTCTCCAACGCAAATGATCCTGCCGCAGACTGCAAATCCCTGATCGACCAGTACCGATCATGCATGTCGGGATTTGGGTACCAGGTGTAA
- the RPT1 gene encoding 26S proteasome regulatory subunit 7 (EggNog:ENOG41) gives MPSATGSNWEKYQKNFADDEVEEKKITPLTDEDIQVLKTYGAAPYGTSIKKLEKQIKEKQQSVDEKIGVKESDTGLAPPHLWDVAADRQRMSEEQPFQVARCTKIIADEKGDEAKSKYVINVKQIAKFVVQLGERVSPTDIEEGMRVGVDRNKYQIMLPLPPKIDASVTMMTVEEKPDVTYGDVGGCKEQVEKLREVVEMPLLSPERFVNLGIDPPKGALLYGPPGTGKTLCARAVANRTDATFIRVIGSELVQKYVGEGARMVRELFEMARTKKACIIFFDEIDAIGGARFDDGAGGDNEVQRTMLELITQLDGFDARGNIKVMFATNRPSTLDPALMRPGRIDRKIEFSLPDLEGRANILRIHAKSMSVERDIRWELISRLCPNATGAELRSVCTEAGMYAIRARRKVASEKDFLSAVDKVIKGNLKFNSTATYMQYN, from the exons ATG CCTTCCGCAACCGGCTCCAACTGGGAGAAGTACCAGAAGAACTTTGCCGACGATGaggtagaagagaagaagatcacaCCTCTAACAGACGA GGATATTCAGGTTCTCAAGACGTACGGCGCCGCGCCTTATGGTACAtctatcaagaagctcgagaagcagatcaaggagaagcaacAAAGTGTCGATGAGAAGATCGGCGTCAAG GAATCCGACACAGGACTCGCGCCCCCCCATCTATGGGATGTCGCCGCCGACCGTCAGCGAATGTCTGAAGAGCAACCTTTCCAGGTGGCACGTTGCACGAAAATCATAGCTGACGAAAAGGGCGACGAGGCCAAGAGCAAATATGTGATCAACGTCAAGCAAATCGCAAAATTCGTTGTCCAGCTTGGAGAGCGAGTCAGTCCTACCGACATCGAAGAAGGCATGCGCGTGGGTGTCGACAGGAACAAGTACCAAATTATGCTTCCCCTACCGCCCAAAATTGATGCGAGCGTTACAATGATGACGGTGGAGGAGAAGCCCGATGTCACTTACGGCGATGTTGGTGGTTGTAAGGAGCAGGTTGAGAAGCTACGGGAAGTTGTCGAAATGCCTCTACTGTCTCCTGAGCGCTTCGTCAACCTCGGTATCGATCCTCCCAAGGGTGCCCTCCTCTATGGTCCTCCTGGAACCGGAAAGACCCTCTGCGCCCGAGCTGTTGCCAACCGAACAGACGCCACCTTTATCCGAGTTATTGGTAGTGAGCTGGTTCAGAAATATGTCGGCGAGGGCGCAAGAATGGTTCGGGAGCTTTTCGAGATGGCCCGTACAAAGAAGGCATGCATCATTTTCTTCGACGAGATCGACGCCATCGGTGGTGCTCGATTTGACGATGGTGCTGGTGGAGACAACGAGGTTCAGCGAACGATGCTGGAGCTTATTACGCAGCTTGATGGTTTCGATGCTCGTGGAAACATCAAGGTTATGTTTGCCACCAACAGACCCTCTACATTGGACCCTGCGCTCATGCGACCCGGCCGTATCGATCGAAAGATCGAGTTCTCACTGCCCGATCTTGAGGGCCGAGCTAACATTCTGCGCATCCACGCTAAATCCATGTCGGTTGAGCGGGACATCCGATGGGAGCTCATCTCTCGTCTCTGCCCCAACGCAACTGGTGCTGAGCTGCGTAGTGTTTGCACCGAGGCCGGCATGTATGCCATTCGCGCAAGGAGAAAGGTTGCATCCGAGAAGGATTTCCTCAGTGCAGTTGACAAAGTCATCAAGGGTAACCTCAAGTTCAACTCGACGGCGACGTATATGCAGTACAACTAG
- the CYT1 gene encoding cytochrome c1 — MLARSCLRSTRTFNGLRNGPSAVTKRAASSSSSAASDASATRLNLAAAASTTLALGSMAWYYHLYGPVAFAMTPAEEGLHATKYPWVHNKWFKTFDHQALRRGFQVYQEVCQSCHSLSRIPYRTLVGSVLTVDEAKALAEENEYPGEPDEQGEIQMRPGKLADYMLPPYKNEEAARFANNGALPPDLSLIIKARHGGCDYIFSLLTGYPEEPPAGVQVAPGMNFNPYFPGTGIAMARVLYDGLVEYEDGTPATTSQMAKDVVEFLNWAAEPEMDDRKRMGMKVLVVSASLWAVSVWVKRYKWAWLKSRKIAYDPPKEVKVRR; from the exons ATGCTTGCCAGGTCGTGTTTGCGCTCGACGCGCACCTTCAATGGCCTCCGGAACGGCCCTTCTGCTGTCACCAAG CGTGCCGCTTCCTCGAGCTCCAGCGCCGCCAGCGATGCCTCTGCCACTCGATTGAACCTGGCTGCCGCCGCCTCGACTACCCTCGCCCTCGGCTCCATGGCCTGGTACTATCACCTTTATGGACCTGTTGCCTTTGCTATGACTCCCGCTGAAGAGGG ACTTCACGCTACCAAGTACCCTTGGGTTCATAACAAGTGGTTCAAGACCTTCGACCACCAGGC TCTCCGCCGTGGTTTCCAGGTTTACCAGGAGGTCTGCCAGTCCTGCCACTCCCTCAGCCGAATCCCCTACCGAACTCTCGTTGGCTCCGTCTTGACCGTTGACGAGGCCAAGGCCCTTGCCGAGGAGAACGAGTACCCCGGTGAGCCCGATGAGCAGGGCGAGATCCAGATGCGCCCCGGAAAGCTGGCCGATTACATGCTGCCTCCTTACAAGAACGAGGAGGCTGCTCGATTTGCCAACAATGGTGCTCTTCCCCCGGATCTGTCTCTTATCATCAAGGCCCGTCACGGTGGCTGTGACTACATCTTCAGCTTGCTCACCGGCTACCCTGAAGAGCCCCCCGCTGGTGTCCAGGTCGCTCCCGGCATGAACTTCAACCCTTACTTCCCCGGTACCGGTATCGCCATGGCCCGTGTCCTTTACGACGGTCTCGTTGAGTATGAGGATGGTACTCCCGCCACCACCTCTCAGATGGCCAAGGATGTTGTCGAGTTCCTCAACTGGGCTGCCGAACCCGAGATGGACGACCGAAAGCGAATGGGTATGAAGGTCCTTGTCGTCTCTGCCTCCCTGTGGGCTGTCAGTGTCTGGGTAAAGCGATACAAGTGGGCTTGGTTGAAGTCTCGAAAGATCGCCTACGATCCCCCTAAGGAGGTCAAGGTCCGCCGCTAA
- a CDS encoding hypothetical protein (CAZy:CE10~MEROPS:MER0034665), with translation MLNIEEIRALGNVHPEFEPIIRAHNPMLKGWDMSTDLESFREMMAQVKQYRPKPDPATLSYYTKDFKISLRDGFEVDARSYVPNGDMSPDGRPGLVVFHGGGFVTGDLDTEAGLCAEFTKLGGIAVNIDYRHAPENVFPQAINDAFDATVWVSQNVDKLGINPSKGFIIGGTSSGADISLTISHLYRDAETMHPLTGVYAPITSGVNDQTVPEKYKEYFISYEQNANVPVFSAESMKFVHSKYRPDPKSPLAFPVAFPSHAGLPKTYFQACGMDPVRDCSIVLEQIYRDEGVPTKIDIYPGLPHAFWAIFPELEISQKRERDAVEGLKWLLAGSGP, from the exons ATGCTTAACATTGAGGAAATCCGTGCTCTCGGAAATGTCCATCCAGAGTTTGAGCCT ATCATCAGGGCCCATAACCCAATGCTTAAAGGATGGGATATGAGCACTGACCTGGAATCTTTTCGCGAAATGATGGCTCAGGTGAAACAGTATCGACCCAAACCTGACCCGGCCACACTTTCATATTACACCAAGGACTTCAAGATTTCTCTGAGAGATGGATTTGAAGTTGACGCCAGATCATATGTGCCCAATGGTGATATGTCGCCCGACGGACGTCCTGGGCTTGTTGTCTTTCACGGTGGAGGCTTTGTCACAGGTGATCTTGACACTGAAGCAGGACTATGTGCCGAGTTCACCAAGCTTGGAGGCATTGCTGTGAATATCGATTACCGCCATGCTCCTGAAAATGTGTTCCCCCAAGCTATCAATGACGCCTTTGATGCTACTGTTTGG GTATCTCAAAACGTGGACAAGCTTGGAATCAACCCGTCCAAAGGCTTCATCATTGGTGGTACCAGCTCAGGCGCCGATATCTCTCTGACCATCTCCCATCTGTACAGAGACGCCGAGACCATGCACCCTCTTACGGGTGTTTATGCTCCAATCACTTCTGGCGTGAATGATCAGACGGTCCCTGAAAAGTACAAGGAGTACTTCATCAGCTATGAGCAAAATGCCAATGTCCCCGTGTTTAGCGCAGAGTCGATGAAATTCGTTCACT CAAAGTACAGACCTGACCCAAAGAGCCCTCTTGCTTTTCCAGTTGCATTCCCCAGTCATGCAGGCCTTCCCAAGACTTACTTTCAGGCCTGTGGGATGGACCCTGTCAGAGACTGCAGCATTGTGCTTGAACAAATCTACAGGGACGAGGGAGTGCCCACAAAGATTGACATCTACCCGGGTCTTCCCCATGCGTTCTGGGCTATATTTCCAGAACTTGAGATATCGCAGAAGCGAGAGCGGGACGCCGTCGAGGGTCTAAAGTGGTTGCTGGCTGGGTCAGGGCCCTAG